A genomic segment from Corylus avellana chromosome ca5, CavTom2PMs-1.0 encodes:
- the LOC132182626 gene encoding transcription factor CPC-like, producing MADLDHSSSDDTSMDSREENSSHDSKLEFSEDEETLITRMYNLVGERWSLIAGRIPGRTAEEIKKYWTSRYSTSV from the exons ATGGCTGACTTGGATCACTCCTCCTCAGATGATACTTCTATGGATTCCAGAG AGGAAAATAGTAGTCACGATTCCAAGCTTGAATTCTCTGAAGATGAGGAAACTCTTATCACTAGGATGTATAACCTTGTTGGTGAGAG GTGGTCTCTAATTGCTGGGAGAATTCCTGGAAGAACAGCAGAGGAAATTAAGAAGTACTGGACCTCAAGATACTCAACAAGTGTATGA